One Nicotiana sylvestris chromosome 12, ASM39365v2, whole genome shotgun sequence genomic window carries:
- the LOC104249548 gene encoding uncharacterized protein, producing the protein MPNQKQGSEQLQTLMQSGQISGSLSFNGALTKEDEEMSRSALSTFKAKEEEIEKKKMEVKERVQAQLGRVEEETRRLAIIREELEALADPKKKDVQIVRKKIDAVNKELKPLGQTCQKKEKEYKEALEAFNEKHKEKVQLITRLMELVGESEKLRLKKLEELSKSIETIR; encoded by the exons atgCCAAATCAAAAGCAAGGAAGTGAACAGCTACAAACACTGATGCAATCAGGTCAAATTTCGGGGTCTTTGAGTTTTAATGGGGCTTTAACTAAAGAAGATGAAGAGATGTCTAGGTCTGCTCTTTCTACTTTCAAagctaaagaagaagaaattgagaaaaagaaaatggaagTCAAAGAAAGAGTTCAAGCTCAGTTGGGTCGGGTCGAAGAAGAAACTCGGCGTTTAGCCATTATTCGTGAG GAGCTAGAAGCATTAGCTGAtccaaagaagaaagatgttCAAATCGTTCGGAAGAAGATTGATGCTGTCAACAAAGAGTTAAAACCCCTGGGACAGACCTGCCAGAAGAAG gaaaaagagtacaaagAAGCTCTTGAGGCGTTCAATGAAAAGCACAAGGAAAAAGTACAGCTAATAACAAGATTGATGGAG TTGGTGGGTGAAAGCGAGAAACTGCGACTGAAGAAGTTGGAGGAGCTGAGCAAGAGCATAGAAACAATACGCTGA